The proteins below come from a single Acaryochloris sp. CCMEE 5410 genomic window:
- a CDS encoding diguanylate cyclase domain-containing protein has product MPDSPKPSNILIVDDVPTNLTILAQTLRDQGFTVWVATSGNAALKQLAHGLPDLILLDIQMPGMNGLETCAKLKADLRTQDIPVIFMSALSEQSNKVEGLSLGAVDYITKPFQEAEVLARVKVHLSIRELTQNLQREIEERKRVEAELAKANASLHRLAHIDGLTQVANRYRFDQDMEQVWRRLQRDHEPLSLILCDVDYFKLFNDHYGHQVGDDCLRQVALAIQKAVHRPDDLVARYGGEEFAIVLPSTHAQGAEQVALGILSKIAELNIPHEFSTVSPQITLSLGIATVIPKSEQSLDDLIELTDKALYRAKEEGRNTYCHHDCSQSPPFLSCSPSPLSLH; this is encoded by the coding sequence ATGCCTGATTCCCCCAAACCTTCAAATATTCTCATCGTCGATGATGTGCCAACGAATCTCACCATTTTGGCTCAGACACTCAGAGATCAGGGGTTTACAGTTTGGGTCGCCACTAGTGGTAATGCTGCCTTAAAGCAGTTAGCTCATGGTTTACCTGACCTAATTCTGTTAGATATCCAAATGCCTGGCATGAATGGCTTGGAAACCTGTGCAAAATTAAAAGCCGATCTTCGTACCCAGGATATTCCCGTTATTTTCATGTCTGCTCTCAGTGAGCAGTCGAATAAAGTTGAGGGATTGTCCTTGGGAGCAGTTGATTACATCACCAAGCCTTTCCAGGAAGCCGAAGTCCTTGCAAGAGTTAAAGTGCATTTGAGCATTCGAGAACTGACGCAAAACCTGCAGCGGGAAATCGAAGAGCGTAAACGAGTTGAAGCAGAACTCGCAAAGGCGAATGCCTCTTTGCATCGCCTGGCCCACATTGATGGCTTAACCCAAGTGGCCAACCGCTATCGGTTTGACCAAGACATGGAACAAGTTTGGCGGCGATTACAGCGTGATCATGAGCCCTTATCGCTCATTTTATGCGATGTTGATTATTTCAAACTGTTTAACGATCACTATGGTCATCAGGTTGGAGATGACTGCTTAAGGCAAGTCGCCCTTGCCATTCAAAAGGCCGTTCATCGCCCGGACGATCTGGTTGCTCGCTATGGGGGCGAAGAGTTTGCAATCGTTTTGCCTTCAACCCATGCCCAAGGCGCAGAACAAGTTGCCCTGGGCATTCTCAGTAAGATTGCAGAGCTCAACATTCCCCATGAGTTTTCCACTGTTAGCCCTCAAATCACCCTAAGTTTAGGAATTGCCACCGTTATTCCTAAATCTGAGCAGTCGTTGGATGACTTAATTGAATTGACAGACAAAGCGCTGTATCGGGCTAAGGAAGAAGGTAGAAATACTTATTGCCACCATGACTGTTCACAATCCCCTCCATTCCTAAGCTGCTCGCCATCTCCCCTATCCCTCCATTAG
- a CDS encoding secondary thiamine-phosphate synthase enzyme YjbQ, with protein sequence MEFHSILQLYFSCAAPDTTTALAINEYEERLLEDIKVYLHKLAPANQRYLHNDLHLRDVPEDEPENAHSHLMAITLSSSEVVPIVEGQLALGTYQSVLLLELDGPRQRTVFLQLSGE encoded by the coding sequence ATGGAGTTCCATAGCATATTACAGCTTTATTTTTCTTGCGCTGCCCCTGATACCACCACGGCTTTAGCCATTAACGAGTATGAAGAACGATTATTAGAGGACATCAAAGTCTATTTGCATAAGCTGGCTCCAGCGAACCAACGATACCTGCATAATGATCTACATTTGCGGGATGTCCCCGAAGATGAGCCAGAAAATGCCCATTCTCACCTGATGGCGATCACGCTTTCTTCCAGTGAAGTGGTGCCTATTGTCGAGGGCCAATTAGCTTTAGGGACTTATCAATCGGTCCTGTTGCTTGAGCTGGATGGCCCTCGACAAAGAACGGTCTTTCTACAACTATCTGGAGAGTAA
- a CDS encoding Fe(3+) ABC transporter substrate-binding protein: protein MIFNLSKIALISSVGFFSLTVLGGCANTQTDSEEKIVRVYSARHYDTDQALYKDFTKQTGIEVKLLESKDNELLERIKNEASNPQADVLITVDAGRLWRAEQANLLQPISSKQLEKKIPEHLRHPDGLWFGLTKRVRMLIYNKAKVKPEELSTYEALAEPAWQKRVCIRSSNNIYNQSLLGSFIESKGEAETEQWAKGLVANFARPPKGGDVDQIKAVAAGQCDVAIVNHYYVARLAQSKNAKNRAITEKVGVFFPNQDDRGTHVNISGAGIVANAPNKENAIAFMEYLTTPEAQKVFAEANNEYPAVIGVEESPALKEYGEFKSDTINVSAYGRNNPEATKIADRAGWQ, encoded by the coding sequence ATGATCTTCAATCTCTCTAAAATCGCCCTGATCTCCTCAGTGGGTTTTTTCTCTCTTACGGTTTTGGGTGGATGTGCTAACACACAAACGGATAGTGAGGAAAAAATTGTCAGGGTATACTCAGCTCGGCATTATGATACGGATCAGGCTCTGTATAAGGATTTTACAAAGCAAACAGGGATTGAAGTTAAGCTATTGGAGAGTAAAGATAATGAGCTCTTAGAGCGGATTAAGAATGAAGCCAGCAATCCTCAGGCGGATGTGTTGATTACCGTAGATGCAGGTCGATTATGGCGGGCAGAGCAGGCCAACTTATTGCAACCAATTTCTTCTAAGCAGTTAGAGAAGAAAATCCCGGAACATCTTCGTCACCCAGATGGCCTGTGGTTTGGACTAACTAAGCGGGTGCGGATGTTGATTTACAACAAAGCTAAGGTGAAGCCAGAAGAACTGTCCACCTATGAAGCGTTGGCAGAACCCGCTTGGCAAAAGAGAGTTTGTATTCGCAGCTCCAATAATATTTATAATCAATCTCTCCTGGGATCATTTATTGAATCTAAAGGGGAAGCAGAAACCGAACAATGGGCGAAAGGTCTAGTCGCCAATTTTGCTCGTCCTCCCAAGGGTGGAGATGTGGACCAAATTAAGGCAGTGGCAGCCGGTCAATGTGATGTCGCCATTGTGAATCACTATTATGTGGCCCGTTTAGCTCAATCCAAGAATGCTAAGAATAGAGCTATTACTGAGAAGGTGGGGGTCTTTTTCCCTAACCAGGATGATAGAGGGACCCATGTCAATATCAGCGGGGCTGGCATAGTGGCGAATGCACCTAATAAGGAAAATGCGATCGCATTTATGGAATACCTCACCACTCCCGAAGCTCAGAAAGTATTTGCCGAAGCAAATAACGAATATCCGGCAGTGATTGGGGTTGAAGAATCACCCGCCTTGAAAGAGTATGGCGAATTTAAATCCGACACCATCAACGTCAGTGCCTATGGACGAAATAATCCAGAAGCAACCAAAATAGCAGATCGAGCAGGATGGCAGTAA
- a CDS encoding mechanosensitive ion channel family protein yields MNINRFFAWGVLAIRDFSHRRWWRWCCLALITASLILLSHPSRDVVVAQTLDSETVEVDGIPLFELSSSKEFPAEDRARTVNQSLQTLVNTSTKAEVIVDFSNDLPVLKVEVGAKQPLYLLTVNSQDADLSSPEVTARTWQKKLQQAINRGQDERANPGRLVAIGALCLLLALIAHWGIGWFWRQKLFKLLPRATVDPTTGDQPQSLRFLLKVIFYCLRIALWVGTIGFICGLFPWTRNGIYLIINTLIQTFSTPFIPAGGKSYSVLDVALLLLLLAGLMNLAKTVQHLLRSRVLGATGLNRGAQEAVAFVANYVLLFIGAMVLFQLWGFDLSSLAVFASVLGVGIGLGLQGFAKNFISGMVLIFEQPIKVGDFVKVGEYQGTVERINVRSTEIRTLDQVSIIVPNSEFLESEVVNWDHGTSVSRLQIPVGVAYGTNPRKVREALMDVVAEYSSVRKDPPPRVFFTEFGDNSLNFLLLVWIDEPQKQFSIKSDLNFRIETILRHRGIEIPFPQRDLHVRSGKLPLELPEELVNSFTQLTQNLEVWLQQQSSKGISSEIHAAENANSSHQDEAAN; encoded by the coding sequence ATGAACATCAACCGATTCTTCGCCTGGGGAGTTTTGGCCATTAGGGATTTTTCTCATCGGCGCTGGTGGCGTTGGTGCTGTCTTGCCCTGATTACGGCAAGCTTAATTCTCTTAAGCCATCCCAGTAGGGATGTCGTTGTGGCTCAAACCCTTGATTCCGAGACGGTGGAAGTGGATGGCATTCCGTTATTTGAATTAAGTTCGTCGAAAGAATTCCCGGCTGAAGACAGAGCTAGAACGGTCAACCAAAGCTTACAAACTCTGGTGAATACCTCGACCAAGGCAGAGGTTATTGTTGATTTCTCTAATGACCTACCCGTGCTGAAAGTCGAAGTTGGTGCGAAACAACCTTTGTATTTGTTGACCGTGAATAGTCAGGATGCAGATTTGTCTTCTCCAGAAGTGACCGCTAGAACTTGGCAAAAGAAATTGCAGCAGGCGATTAATCGAGGGCAAGATGAACGGGCAAATCCTGGGCGATTAGTGGCTATTGGCGCTCTATGTTTGTTGTTGGCACTGATCGCTCACTGGGGGATAGGGTGGTTTTGGCGCCAGAAGTTATTCAAACTTTTACCTCGGGCAACGGTCGATCCAACCACGGGAGATCAGCCCCAAAGCCTTAGATTTCTCCTTAAAGTCATTTTCTACTGTTTGCGAATCGCCCTATGGGTGGGCACGATTGGCTTTATTTGCGGTTTATTTCCCTGGACCCGCAATGGCATCTATTTAATCATCAACACGCTGATTCAAACCTTCTCCACTCCATTTATTCCGGCAGGCGGAAAGTCCTACTCTGTTTTAGATGTTGCTCTGCTCTTGCTTTTACTAGCAGGGCTAATGAACCTGGCTAAAACCGTGCAGCATTTGTTGCGATCGCGGGTATTAGGAGCCACAGGACTGAATCGCGGAGCCCAAGAGGCCGTTGCCTTTGTGGCCAACTATGTTCTGCTGTTCATCGGGGCAATGGTGCTATTTCAGCTCTGGGGTTTTGATCTGAGTTCCTTAGCCGTATTTGCGAGTGTCCTTGGTGTGGGGATTGGCTTAGGACTGCAAGGATTTGCCAAAAACTTTATTAGCGGTATGGTCCTGATTTTTGAGCAACCCATTAAGGTGGGGGACTTTGTGAAGGTCGGAGAGTATCAGGGCACAGTAGAGCGGATCAATGTTCGGAGTACAGAGATACGCACTTTAGATCAGGTTTCGATTATTGTCCCGAATTCAGAGTTTCTAGAATCTGAAGTTGTCAATTGGGACCATGGCACTTCTGTCTCGCGGTTACAAATTCCAGTGGGAGTGGCCTATGGGACCAACCCCAGAAAAGTACGAGAAGCTTTGATGGATGTGGTTGCTGAGTATAGTTCAGTTCGCAAAGATCCACCCCCTCGGGTATTTTTCACTGAGTTTGGGGATAATTCTCTGAATTTCTTGCTATTGGTTTGGATTGATGAGCCTCAAAAGCAATTTTCTATCAAGAGCGATCTTAATTTTCGCATTGAGACCATTCTCCGCCATCGAGGAATTGAGATTCCTTTCCCTCAAAGGGATCTACACGTACGATCTGGCAAGCTGCCCTTAGAGCTACCGGAAGAACTAGTGAATTCCTTTACTCAGCTCACCCAAAATTTAGAAGTCTGGTTACAACAGCAGTCTTCAAAGGGAATCTCCTCGGAAATTCATGCTGCTGAAAATGCAAATTCTTCACATCAAGATGAGGCGGCTAACTGA
- a CDS encoding translocation/assembly module TamB domain-containing protein, with translation MPQEPSGGEQAPRPSRRLWLILCSRPVIGTALVLLGILIWGGWRILGFINEELAPQIAKELTKSLNRPVLLGDVQSYSLTGLQFGPSSVPAHTYTSNGRTIEDKDAGKVQAVNVQFDVWKTLWTRTLNLDVTLVDAELYLDQTEDGGWISTTLTQEDSEGLVKIQLDSLSVDGGEAVIDPYGAEARTLRDLKGVLTLHDNNEKLKVEGNGTLDSGGKARLKGEWLQPSQSLKLDVKAKQVQITPLMGFVPTEIPIQIRSGEVDGDFQLTYQPQEPIQLTGTTEVKDADIRVPEQNIWVKAEEFQGELDVEYSPNQQLPKIGGEAQFRSADLYVPENLLFQNGRSQRQQLRRTNGSLKFLKDEERLQFEARGTIASGGRLRTKGETTLDLSKIKVSVLAQNVSAPIFDRAFQTPVAIRSGQVDANVTLYLDQAKRPSMRGTARMKDIDAQLVGLPKSFYDANGFIRLRGLTATLEGVTARYDQVPVAAKGSIDIDRGYNLSAQVPGLDVNTALTTMEVPALPVPIAGEVSLPEIRITGPIDRPYIAGEVVMASGTKIDRVPFETIKAQFTLDNPSLNVSRILAVPEAGGEITGTARYNLLPGADLAADVDVVGLPGDAIATLYEVPSGLTIGPINAQTQVRGQPEDLRTQIAFQAPRATYPTNGEMRLRKGITRLDNVVAQVAGGTARLDGYFDQTDLKADVRLAGIGLSTFAPELKGALSGNVALNGPIAALSPETLRAQGQVNFSQGLSLLEQPLDARFRWTGRQIVVQSATAKGFRADGTIDADLQSPQGPQITAMDLNIKADDYDLRTLAALGPTAIPLTGQADLTGRITGTPEAPNIVATLQLEDLAVSQFRFEPVMKGDLAFGPGVEMKVGGDRDRIDVSLNSQFLPNSFLIRRDQAIAQGTTQGNILRAEVKQFPLQPLNLGSIANLGLGTVSGTASGQFLANLKQQTLEGSFAVDQPALNQIQAKTLTGKIRYRDGIANLDQGTLLKDESQYVLNAKFIASDNPQYSGDLAITKGNIADVVALYESVDFANIGSPQQPKTYGTAADLQTIPVGVNGPLLSQLRRFSEIQQLAIIQANQQEQSLFALDGLTGQFGGQINFAGSVKTGVNADFDIRGQDFKLGLYGIDQLVVKGELEDGLLSLQPLRVKTGESLLAFQGQLGSSYQSGQLRLQNISIEPINPFLDLPVAVTGKLNGTLNLAGNLDDPQLEGQFELVEGRLDDAVINSAQTTLSYKQALLKIDSQARINNSQPLVLKGEVPFVPVFSTVKPATDQVSLTASIRDDGLSLLSLFTDQVTWEGGNGALDVNVKGTIDQPIVDGSIRFQDAKLQAAALKQPLTNLNGLIKFDSNLVTIPRLTAKIDDGQLETTGSLPISQGSNQQALAVKLEDLDLNVQELYQGGVNGAIVVKGSALQPRISGKLQLSNGKVKLANASAADSSAPGTAPQSGADNPIKFTNLVVQIGDNVKISQPPVLSFIANGDLTINGQVDQPLADGVVRFRKGSINLATTLFSVDPRRENYARFDSRFGLDPYLNIGMKTTVTEVVRATTTDLNEFAEVPSSAIGAVQSVKVNATVDGRASELLANFDKVVTLSSRPSRTNPQIIALLGGGLERSLQDGQATQAAANIASSAAFSSVQQALNDALGSRASFRAFPVLLPNQNNNQSAVLAFGAELGFDITDRFSASVLQILTGVDEPTLFNLSYEINNQIRARSSISSEGEAVGVLEYRIQF, from the coding sequence ATGCCTCAAGAACCATCTGGTGGAGAGCAAGCTCCACGCCCATCCCGCCGCCTCTGGCTGATTTTATGTAGTCGACCAGTGATCGGTACAGCCCTTGTTCTTCTCGGAATCTTAATTTGGGGCGGTTGGCGAATCCTAGGCTTTATTAATGAAGAACTTGCTCCCCAGATTGCCAAAGAACTGACAAAGTCCCTGAATCGCCCAGTTCTATTGGGCGATGTGCAAAGCTATTCCCTGACGGGACTACAATTTGGGCCATCTTCAGTACCTGCTCATACCTATACAAGCAACGGTCGCACCATTGAAGATAAAGATGCAGGCAAGGTTCAAGCCGTTAATGTCCAGTTTGATGTTTGGAAAACCCTCTGGACCCGGACTCTTAATTTAGATGTGACCTTGGTGGATGCAGAATTGTATCTCGACCAAACAGAGGATGGAGGGTGGATCTCAACCACTCTAACTCAGGAAGATTCTGAGGGATTGGTCAAGATTCAGCTTGATTCCCTCAGCGTGGATGGGGGAGAAGCGGTTATTGATCCTTATGGAGCGGAGGCTCGGACCCTGAGGGATTTAAAGGGTGTTCTAACGCTGCATGACAATAATGAGAAGCTGAAAGTTGAAGGGAATGGCACTTTAGATTCTGGCGGTAAAGCGAGGCTGAAAGGGGAGTGGTTGCAGCCTAGTCAATCCCTAAAGCTAGATGTCAAGGCCAAACAGGTTCAAATAACTCCACTTATGGGGTTTGTGCCCACAGAGATTCCCATTCAAATTCGATCGGGAGAAGTGGATGGGGATTTCCAGCTAACCTATCAACCGCAAGAACCTATTCAATTGACTGGAACGACAGAAGTCAAAGATGCTGATATTCGCGTTCCTGAACAGAATATTTGGGTAAAGGCGGAGGAGTTTCAGGGAGAGTTGGATGTTGAGTATTCTCCCAACCAGCAACTCCCCAAGATAGGGGGAGAAGCCCAGTTCCGCTCTGCTGATCTTTATGTACCTGAAAATTTACTGTTTCAAAATGGGCGATCGCAACGTCAGCAACTGCGTCGTACAAATGGCAGCCTAAAATTTCTAAAGGACGAAGAACGCCTCCAATTCGAGGCCCGAGGCACCATTGCCAGTGGGGGACGACTGCGGACCAAGGGGGAAACAACCCTCGATTTAAGCAAAATTAAAGTTTCGGTGTTGGCCCAGAATGTTTCTGCACCTATTTTTGATCGAGCCTTTCAAACACCTGTAGCCATACGTTCAGGCCAGGTCGATGCCAACGTCACGCTTTATTTAGATCAAGCTAAACGGCCCAGTATGCGAGGCACTGCCCGCATGAAGGATATCGATGCTCAACTGGTTGGCCTGCCTAAATCTTTCTATGATGCCAATGGATTTATTCGCTTACGGGGATTAACCGCCACCCTAGAAGGGGTGACGGCTCGATATGATCAAGTGCCCGTTGCCGCCAAAGGCTCGATTGATATTGATCGGGGTTATAACCTTTCTGCCCAGGTCCCTGGACTGGATGTCAATACGGCTCTGACCACCATGGAGGTGCCAGCATTGCCGGTGCCCATTGCTGGGGAGGTGAGTCTTCCGGAGATTCGGATTACGGGTCCGATTGATCGCCCCTATATTGCCGGGGAAGTTGTGATGGCCTCTGGTACAAAGATTGACCGGGTGCCCTTTGAGACGATTAAGGCTCAATTCACTTTAGATAATCCATCCCTGAACGTTAGCCGTATTTTGGCAGTACCTGAGGCTGGGGGAGAAATCACGGGTACGGCCCGCTATAACCTTTTACCGGGGGCTGACCTAGCGGCGGATGTAGATGTTGTCGGGTTGCCTGGGGATGCGATCGCAACCCTATACGAAGTACCCTCGGGGCTAACGATTGGCCCCATCAACGCTCAGACTCAGGTTCGGGGGCAACCCGAAGATCTACGCACCCAAATTGCTTTTCAAGCGCCCCGAGCCACCTATCCCACCAATGGTGAGATGCGCTTACGCAAGGGGATTACTCGATTAGATAATGTTGTGGCCCAAGTGGCTGGGGGGACAGCCCGGCTAGATGGATATTTTGATCAAACGGATCTCAAAGCTGATGTCAGATTGGCGGGCATTGGGCTATCCACCTTTGCTCCCGAATTAAAAGGCGCTTTGAGTGGAAATGTTGCTCTCAATGGCCCCATTGCAGCCCTCAGCCCTGAGACGCTTCGGGCCCAAGGCCAAGTTAATTTTTCCCAGGGATTATCCCTGCTGGAGCAACCCTTAGATGCTCGATTCCGATGGACAGGGCGTCAAATTGTAGTGCAGTCGGCGACGGCTAAGGGGTTTCGAGCCGATGGCACCATTGATGCTGATTTACAGTCTCCTCAAGGTCCCCAGATCACCGCGATGGATCTGAATATCAAGGCTGATGATTATGATTTACGAACCCTAGCAGCCTTGGGACCCACTGCTATTCCCTTGACCGGGCAGGCCGACTTGACAGGCCGAATTACCGGAACCCCCGAAGCCCCCAATATAGTGGCGACTTTACAGCTAGAAGACTTAGCGGTGTCACAGTTCCGGTTTGAACCGGTGATGAAAGGGGACTTGGCCTTTGGTCCAGGGGTTGAAATGAAGGTGGGAGGAGACCGCGATCGCATCGATGTTTCTCTCAACTCTCAATTCTTGCCCAACTCTTTTCTGATTCGCAGAGATCAGGCCATCGCCCAAGGGACAACCCAAGGCAATATCCTCCGGGCAGAAGTCAAACAATTTCCCCTACAACCCTTGAATTTAGGTTCCATCGCTAATTTAGGGTTAGGAACGGTCTCTGGGACAGCATCGGGTCAGTTCCTAGCCAACCTGAAACAGCAAACCCTAGAGGGTAGCTTTGCCGTTGATCAACCGGCCCTTAACCAGATTCAAGCTAAAACCCTAACGGGCAAGATTCGTTATCGAGATGGAATCGCTAATTTAGATCAGGGGACATTGCTCAAAGATGAAAGCCAGTATGTATTAAATGCGAAATTTATTGCCAGTGACAACCCTCAATACTCAGGTGACTTAGCGATTACGAAAGGCAATATTGCTGATGTTGTGGCGTTGTATGAGTCTGTCGATTTCGCAAACATCGGATCTCCCCAGCAGCCCAAAACCTATGGAACGGCGGCAGATTTGCAAACCATTCCGGTTGGCGTAAATGGCCCATTACTGTCTCAACTGCGCCGTTTTTCTGAAATTCAGCAATTAGCCATTATCCAAGCAAATCAACAGGAGCAAAGCCTGTTTGCCTTGGATGGCCTAACTGGACAATTTGGCGGACAGATAAACTTTGCTGGATCCGTCAAAACGGGGGTGAATGCTGATTTCGATATTCGGGGACAGGACTTTAAGCTGGGGCTGTATGGTATCGATCAACTCGTTGTCAAAGGCGAACTGGAAGATGGCCTGCTCAGTTTGCAGCCCCTGCGCGTCAAAACGGGCGAGAGTCTATTGGCGTTTCAAGGTCAACTAGGTAGTTCCTATCAGTCAGGGCAGCTGCGGCTGCAAAATATTTCCATTGAACCCATCAACCCCTTCTTGGATTTACCTGTCGCCGTTACCGGCAAATTAAATGGCACCCTCAATTTGGCTGGAAACTTGGATGACCCTCAGCTAGAAGGTCAGTTCGAGTTAGTAGAAGGGCGATTGGACGATGCCGTTATTAATAGTGCTCAAACCACCTTGAGCTATAAACAAGCGCTCCTCAAGATTGACAGTCAGGCTCGGATTAATAACTCCCAACCCTTGGTCCTAAAGGGGGAAGTTCCCTTTGTACCAGTTTTCTCAACAGTAAAGCCAGCTACGGATCAGGTCTCCCTCACAGCAAGTATTCGAGATGATGGCTTATCCCTCCTGAGCTTATTTACAGACCAAGTCACCTGGGAAGGCGGTAACGGTGCCCTAGATGTCAACGTGAAGGGCACGATTGATCAGCCTATTGTAGACGGTAGTATCCGATTCCAAGATGCCAAACTTCAGGCTGCGGCCCTGAAACAGCCCCTCACCAATTTAAATGGTTTGATCAAATTTGATAGTAACCTAGTGACCATTCCTCGATTAACGGCCAAGATCGACGATGGCCAGTTAGAAACCACCGGAAGTCTGCCCATTTCCCAAGGGTCGAACCAACAGGCCTTAGCCGTCAAATTAGAAGATTTAGATCTCAATGTGCAGGAACTCTATCAGGGGGGTGTGAATGGTGCCATTGTCGTCAAGGGAAGTGCTTTACAACCTCGGATCAGCGGTAAACTGCAGCTCAGCAATGGCAAGGTCAAATTAGCCAATGCGAGTGCAGCTGATAGTTCTGCCCCTGGAACCGCGCCTCAGTCGGGGGCAGACAATCCGATTAAATTCACTAATTTAGTGGTTCAAATTGGCGATAATGTCAAAATCTCTCAACCGCCAGTTCTTAGTTTTATTGCGAACGGTGACCTCACCATCAATGGACAAGTGGATCAACCTCTAGCGGACGGTGTGGTTCGCTTCCGTAAAGGCTCCATTAATCTGGCCACCACCCTCTTTAGTGTCGATCCAAGGCGAGAAAACTATGCCAGATTTGACTCTCGATTTGGCTTAGATCCCTACCTCAATATTGGTATGAAAACCACTGTCACTGAGGTGGTACGGGCGACGACTACTGACTTGAATGAGTTTGCTGAAGTCCCCTCTAGTGCCATTGGAGCAGTCCAATCTGTGAAGGTGAATGCCACGGTGGATGGACGGGCCAGCGAACTCCTCGCTAACTTTGACAAAGTCGTGACCTTAAGTAGCCGTCCTAGCCGCACCAATCCCCAAATTATTGCGCTACTGGGGGGTGGTCTGGAACGGTCCCTACAGGATGGGCAAGCGACTCAAGCTGCCGCCAATATTGCCAGCTCGGCAGCTTTCTCCAGTGTGCAGCAAGCCCTGAATGATGCTTTGGGAAGTCGCGCTAGTTTTCGAGCCTTTCCTGTTTTGCTCCCCAATCAGAATAATAATCAAAGCGCAGTATTGGCCTTTGGAGCTGAATTAGGATTTGACATTACGGATCGCTTCTCTGCCTCCGTTCTCCAAATATTGACAGGGGTAGATGAACCGACTCTATTTAACTTGAGTTACGAGATCAACAATCAAATTAGGGCTCGGTCCTCCATCAGTTCTGAAGGCGAAGCCGTCGGGGTGTTGGAATATCGCATTCAATTCTAA
- the corA gene encoding magnesium/cobalt transporter CorA yields the protein MTNPLSDPLQQGYVDYFYDQAGSSPGTLTIDKDASPTRIVVIDYNPHQARRIVVEQPEDSADYLTTETVSWIDVQGLGDEDILRRLGQTFDLHPLVLEDVVNVPQRQKVEDFDDQLLIIARMVLPHPEGVGFVSEQVSFILHQQALLTIQEEPYHDSFGPVRKRIRLQKGLMRKMGADYLAYALLDAIIDGFFPVLELYGERLETLEDEILDNPTRETLNQVHSLKRELMTLRRLSWSQRDALSALLREDSPLISQEVKVYLRDCYDHSIQILDMVETYRDFAASLMDVYLSSVSNKMNEVMKVLTVISTIFIPLTFISGLYGMNFNPQVSPFNMPELSWYWGYPAVIAAMLLISGSLSYLFWRRGWFSKVSP from the coding sequence ATGACCAATCCTCTATCAGACCCTTTGCAGCAAGGTTACGTTGATTATTTTTATGACCAAGCAGGTAGCTCTCCTGGAACCCTGACGATTGATAAAGATGCTTCACCCACTCGGATCGTTGTCATCGATTACAACCCACATCAAGCCCGCCGGATCGTCGTTGAACAACCTGAAGATAGTGCAGATTATCTGACCACAGAGACAGTATCTTGGATTGATGTTCAAGGGCTAGGAGATGAAGATATTCTGCGCCGATTAGGACAAACCTTCGATCTGCATCCCTTGGTTTTGGAGGATGTGGTAAATGTACCTCAACGCCAAAAAGTTGAAGATTTTGATGATCAGCTTTTAATCATTGCCCGTATGGTTCTTCCTCACCCAGAAGGCGTCGGATTCGTGAGTGAACAAGTCAGCTTTATTCTGCATCAACAAGCCTTGTTAACGATTCAAGAAGAGCCCTACCATGATTCTTTTGGACCAGTCCGCAAGCGAATTCGATTACAAAAGGGATTGATGCGAAAAATGGGGGCTGACTATCTCGCCTACGCCCTCTTAGATGCCATTATTGATGGTTTCTTCCCAGTGCTAGAACTCTATGGAGAACGGTTAGAAACCCTAGAAGATGAAATACTCGACAATCCCACCCGAGAGACCCTCAACCAAGTTCACTCCCTCAAACGCGAGCTAATGACTTTGCGACGGCTAAGTTGGTCACAACGAGATGCTTTATCTGCCCTCTTAAGAGAAGATAGCCCCCTGATCAGCCAAGAGGTCAAAGTGTATCTACGGGACTGCTACGACCATTCCATCCAGATCTTAGACATGGTTGAAACGTATCGAGACTTTGCAGCCAGTCTGATGGATGTTTATCTCTCTTCTGTGAGCAATAAAATGAACGAGGTGATGAAAGTTCTCACGGTCATCTCAACCATTTTTATTCCCTTGACCTTTATTTCAGGGCTCTATGGCATGAACTTTAACCCTCAAGTTTCCCCTTTTAACATGCCTGAATTGAGCTGGTACTGGGGATATCCTGCGGTCATCGCTGCCATGTTGCTGATTTCAGGAAGTCTAAGCTATTTATTCTGGCGTCGCGGCTGGTTCAGCAAAGTATCGCCTTGA